The Pieris brassicae chromosome 6, ilPieBrab1.1, whole genome shotgun sequence genome window below encodes:
- the LOC123710570 gene encoding UBX domain-containing protein 6: MADKIKKFFQKKKADAKFKLAGPGHRLSESSISNQSVVKKESSVVKRSGLSEESKIAADAALARLQQKRDNPAFNTSLAAIKAQVKRELENEETHSKAIESIAPKERQEIETELPGNFAASGVFFKCPIISNDILPRDEWKQNIKKFLYEQLEEERGLTACLIIQSCNNNREKIDTCVETLCKYLENIITYPEEEKYQKIRMCNRAFCDRVQPIEGALELLLAAGFVQQKLENNAVEEDYLVFQKDNVPSIESLTTLIDALRSAEPIHLELDRNLQVLLPSQAATKVQLPPSFYALSMEEIKREQQLRAEAIEKSQMLRTKAMREKDELREMRKYKFAIIRIRFPDGILLQGTFSVYERYMEIHEFVQENLEHSGLPFILNTPTGHKLLIDEDANKTLIDLKLVPATVLNFAWDSNVIEEINNSPNKDVYLKPEVMVLVREM; this comes from the exons ATGGCAGacaaaatcaaaaaattttttcaaaagaaaaaagcTGATGCTAAATTTAAGTTAGCTGGTCCAGGCCACAGGTTAAGTGAATCTTCCATAAGTAATCAATCCGTTGTAAAGAAGGAATCATCTGTGGTGAAAAGAAGTGGTTTGTCTGAAGAAAGTAAAATAGCTGCAGATGCTGCCTTAGCTAGATTGCAACAAAAACGAGATAATCCAGCATTTAACACCTCATTAGCAGCTATTAAG gCTCAGGTAAAAAGGGAATTAGAAAATGAAGAAACCCATTCAAAAGCTATAGAATCAATAGCCCCAAAAGAGAGACAAGAAATTGAGACTGAATTACCAGGAAACTTTGCTGCATCTGGAGTATTCTTTAA gtGTCCCATAATAAGTAATGACATTCTACCAAGAGATGAATGGAAACAGAATATCAAAAAATTTCTCTATGAGCAATTGGAAGAAGAAAGAGGCCTCACAGCCTGTCTGATTATTCAATCTTGTAATAACAATAGGGAAAAG ATAGATACCTGCGTGGAGACATTATGCAAATATTTGGAAAACATTATCACATACCCCGAAGAGGAGAAGTATCAGAAAATTAGAATGTGTAACAG GGCATTTTGTGATCGAGTCCAGCCAATAGAGGGCGCCCTAGAGTTATTGTTAGCTGCCGGCTTCGTTCAGCAGAAATTGGAAAATAATGCTGTTGAGGAAGATTATCTTGTATTTCAAAAAGATAATGTGCCCTCTATTGAGAGTTTGACG ACATTAATAGATGCACTCCGCTCAGCCGAACCGATTCACCTGGAATTGGATCGAAATCTGCAAGTCCTTCTACCCTCACAAGCGGCCACAAAAGTGCAACTACCCCCATCTTTCTATGCACTCTCTATGGAGGAAATTAAGAGGGAACAACAGTTGAg AGCTGAAGCTATCGAAAAATCCCAAATGCTTCGCACAAAAGCTATGCGGGAGAAAGATGAACTTAGGGAAATGAGGAAATACAAGTTTGCCATAATTCGGATACGGTTTCCTGATGGCATATTGTTAcag GGAACATTTTCAGTGTATGAAAGATATATGGAGATTCACGAATTCGTTCAAGAAAATCTGGAACATAGTGGCTTACCGTTTATCCTCAATACGCCAACTGGTCACAAGTTACTCATAGATGAGGATGCTAATAAGACCCTAATTGACTTAAAGCTAGTGCCGGCGACAGTGCTCAATTTCGCCTGGGACTCTAATGTCATCGAAGAGATTAATAATAGTCCCaataaagatgtttatttgAAGCCGGAGGTTATGGTTTTGGTGCGAGAAATGTAA